In Blastopirellula sp. J2-11, a single genomic region encodes these proteins:
- a CDS encoding aldehyde dehydrogenase family protein: MLKIPAIRWGKPYESLEVEDVVHFATGEPIAQLSQVGGGLLKRDMRFAQKARDALRQIPSSELLEILKKAADLFMTATLPMGDGTQSPAEFVHAQSATTGLPENMCRFNMEKNAYALSNMNLILDSLTRGLDLEILSRGYGKEDRGVTVSYQAQSPVLGAVLPSNSPGVHTLWLPAIPLQLGLVLKPGGKEPWTPYRIYYAMVEAGVPAEAFGLYPGAGGDVGASLLASCDRSMVFGGQQTIDQYHGNPRVQAHGPGFSKILLGDDVVDDWERYLDLMVQSVFANSGRSCINASGVWASRHTQEIAAAIAERIGGVEPKDPTDPEASLAAFTQKGMAPAVWGMIEQDLAESGVTHMTEKFGPRLEEHERCDYLKPMVIHADSPERAVAKKEYMFPFVSVVQCPQDQMIKQIGYTLVGTAITGDETWAQQLTDATNIDRLNIGPIPTIKLDWLQPHEGNLIEFLFRNRAYQMAPLEVATV, from the coding sequence ATGCTCAAAATTCCAGCCATCCGTTGGGGCAAGCCGTACGAATCGCTAGAGGTCGAAGATGTCGTTCACTTCGCCACCGGCGAGCCGATCGCCCAACTCAGCCAGGTGGGCGGCGGCCTTTTGAAACGGGACATGCGGTTCGCCCAAAAGGCCCGCGATGCGCTGCGTCAGATCCCCTCGAGCGAACTGCTGGAGATTTTGAAAAAAGCGGCTGACCTGTTCATGACGGCGACGTTGCCGATGGGCGACGGCACGCAGTCTCCGGCCGAGTTTGTTCATGCTCAAAGCGCCACTACCGGCCTGCCGGAAAACATGTGTCGTTTCAACATGGAGAAAAACGCCTACGCGCTGTCGAACATGAATTTGATCCTCGACTCGCTGACCCGCGGCTTGGATTTGGAGATTCTCTCGCGCGGCTACGGCAAAGAGGATCGCGGCGTCACCGTCAGCTATCAGGCGCAAAGCCCGGTGCTGGGCGCCGTGCTGCCTTCCAACTCGCCCGGCGTGCATACCTTATGGCTGCCGGCGATTCCGTTGCAATTGGGTCTGGTGCTCAAGCCCGGCGGCAAAGAGCCGTGGACACCGTATCGGATTTACTATGCGATGGTCGAAGCCGGCGTGCCGGCCGAAGCGTTCGGCTTGTATCCCGGCGCCGGCGGTGATGTCGGCGCGTCTTTGTTGGCGTCGTGCGATCGCTCGATGGTCTTTGGCGGCCAGCAAACGATTGACCAGTATCATGGCAATCCGCGCGTTCAAGCGCACGGCCCCGGCTTCAGCAAGATTTTGCTGGGCGATGACGTGGTCGACGATTGGGAGCGCTATCTCGATTTGATGGTGCAAAGCGTCTTCGCCAACAGCGGTCGCAGTTGCATTAACGCGTCGGGAGTCTGGGCTTCGCGGCACACGCAAGAGATCGCCGCGGCGATCGCCGAACGGATCGGCGGCGTCGAGCCGAAAGACCCAACCGATCCCGAAGCGTCGCTCGCCGCGTTCACGCAAAAAGGAATGGCGCCGGCCGTCTGGGGCATGATCGAGCAAGACCTGGCCGAGTCAGGCGTGACCCACATGACCGAGAAGTTTGGGCCCCGCCTGGAAGAGCATGAACGTTGCGACTACCTGAAGCCGATGGTCATCCATGCCGACAGTCCCGAACGAGCCGTCGCGAAGAAGGAATACATGTTCCCGTTCGTCAGCGTCGTCCAGTGCCCGCAGGATCAGATGATCAAGCAGATCGGGTATACGCTGGTCGGAACAGCGATCACCGGCGATGAGACCTGGGCGCAGCAACTGACCGACGCTACCAACATCGATCGCTTGAACATCGGGCCGATTCCGACGATCAAGCTCGATTGGCTGCAGCCGCATGAAGGCAACCTGATCGAGTTCCTCTTTCGCAACCGCGCTTATCAAATGGCGCCGCTGGAAGTGGCCACGGTTTAA
- a CDS encoding iron-containing alcohol dehydrogenase has protein sequence MIPFDFQPRTRIVFGPGVVAQLGALAVEQGAKRVLVVSDPGVVKAGHSQKGIDSLTAAGLETVLFDGVQENPTTANVDAGVALAKATDAQLIVGLGGGSAMDCAKGINFLLTNGGQMQDYWGVGKATREMLPMIAVPTTAGTGSETQSFALISDAETHVKMACGDPKASCKIALLDPELTVTQPQRVTALTGIDAIAHALETFVTRRRNSCSLAFSRGAWRMLASNYAQVLQDPTNLEARGGMQLGACFAGLAIENSMLGAAHALANPLTSKFGVVHGQAVAVMLPHVIRYNSQLVGDWYRELLQVDVPIDGFPSGDHPEALADFVTQLVSQADLATELTSLGVDPGSTTQLGIDAAKQWTGTFNPREVDATSLKSLYDAAL, from the coding sequence ATGATCCCGTTTGATTTTCAACCGCGCACGCGCATCGTCTTTGGCCCAGGCGTGGTCGCTCAACTGGGCGCTTTGGCCGTTGAACAAGGCGCCAAGCGCGTGCTTGTCGTCAGCGACCCCGGCGTCGTGAAAGCTGGCCACAGCCAAAAAGGGATCGACTCCCTGACTGCCGCCGGCCTCGAAACCGTGCTGTTTGACGGCGTGCAAGAGAATCCGACGACCGCCAACGTCGACGCCGGCGTCGCCCTGGCGAAGGCGACCGACGCGCAGTTGATCGTCGGTCTCGGCGGCGGCAGCGCGATGGACTGCGCCAAAGGGATCAACTTTCTACTGACCAACGGCGGTCAGATGCAAGACTACTGGGGCGTCGGCAAAGCGACTCGCGAAATGCTGCCGATGATCGCCGTGCCGACAACCGCCGGAACCGGCAGCGAAACGCAATCGTTCGCGCTGATCTCCGACGCCGAGACCCATGTAAAAATGGCGTGCGGCGATCCCAAAGCCAGTTGCAAGATTGCGCTGCTCGATCCCGAGCTGACCGTCACTCAGCCGCAACGCGTCACCGCGCTGACCGGCATCGATGCGATTGCTCACGCGTTGGAGACCTTCGTCACGCGGCGTCGCAATAGTTGCAGCCTGGCGTTCAGTCGCGGCGCCTGGCGGATGCTGGCCAGCAACTACGCGCAAGTGCTGCAAGATCCGACCAATCTGGAAGCGCGCGGCGGGATGCAATTGGGCGCTTGCTTCGCCGGACTGGCGATTGAAAACTCGATGCTCGGCGCGGCGCATGCGCTGGCCAACCCGCTAACCTCCAAGTTTGGCGTCGTGCATGGTCAGGCAGTCGCGGTGATGTTGCCGCATGTAATTCGTTACAACAGTCAGCTGGTCGGCGACTGGTATCGCGAACTGTTGCAAGTCGATGTGCCGATCGACGGTTTCCCCAGCGGCGATCACCCCGAAGCGCTAGCCGACTTTGTGACACAGTTGGTGTCGCAAGCCGATCTGGCGACCGAGCTGACATCGCTGGGCGTAGATCCCGGCAGCACAACGCAGCTGGGTATCGACGCCGCCAAGCAATGGACTGGGACCTTCAATCCCCGTGAAGTCGACGCGACGTCGCTGAAGTCGCTCTACGACGCGGCGCTCTAA